A part of Melittangium boletus DSM 14713 genomic DNA contains:
- the recR gene encoding recombination mediator RecR, whose protein sequence is MTPDPLNRLVAQLAKLPGIGEKTAQRLAFHILRAPGEYAQELSQAIREVKEKVHLCARCFSLTDAELCGFCRDSRRDERVLCVVETFADLMALERTREFKGRYHVLHGVLSPLDGVGPDQLRIKELLERLGDGRIEEIILATNPDVEGEATALYLTRLLKPVGLRVSRIAQGLPMGGDLEYADQATLAKALSARRDL, encoded by the coding sequence ATGACGCCTGATCCGCTCAATCGCCTGGTCGCCCAGCTCGCGAAACTCCCTGGCATCGGGGAGAAGACCGCGCAGCGACTGGCGTTTCACATCCTGCGCGCGCCGGGCGAGTACGCCCAGGAGCTGTCCCAGGCCATCCGCGAGGTGAAGGAGAAGGTGCACCTGTGCGCCCGGTGCTTCTCCCTCACCGACGCGGAGCTGTGTGGCTTCTGCCGGGACTCGCGGCGTGACGAGCGCGTGCTGTGCGTGGTGGAGACGTTCGCGGACCTGATGGCGCTCGAGCGCACCCGGGAGTTCAAGGGCCGCTACCACGTGCTGCACGGCGTGCTCTCGCCCCTGGATGGCGTGGGCCCTGACCAGCTGCGCATCAAGGAGTTGCTGGAGCGGCTCGGGGACGGCCGCATCGAGGAGATCATCCTCGCCACCAACCCGGACGTGGAGGGAGAAGCCACGGCGCTCTACCTGACACGCCTGCTCAAGCCGGTGGGACTGCGCGTGAGCCGCATCGCCCAGGGGCTGCCCATGGGCGGAGACCTCGAGTACGCCGACCAGGCCACCCTGGCCAAGGCCCTCAGCGCCCGGCGAGACCTCTGA